One genomic segment of Vigna radiata var. radiata cultivar VC1973A unplaced genomic scaffold, Vradiata_ver6 scaffold_246, whole genome shotgun sequence includes these proteins:
- the LOC106778270 gene encoding pheophytinase, chloroplastic has translation MTSACMTSITITSLSFPRYRFRCYSPVQNKIHFPRRFFSKLNIDAEDEVQTRVWNWRGYSIRYQRSGSNGPALLLVHGFGANSDHWRNNISVLAQSHRVYAIDLIGYGYSDKPNPRQIRDHSFYTFETWASQLNEFCLDVIKDEAFFLCNSIGGVVGLQAALVAPHICRGIILLNISLRMLHIKKQPWYGKPFIRSLQRLLRDTVLGKFFYKTVATKESVRNILCQCYHDTSKVTDELVQIILGPGLEPGAAEVFLEFICYSGGPLPEELLPQVKCPVLIAWGDKDPWEPIEIGRNYENFDSVEEFIVLPNVGHCPQDEAPHLVNPLVESFVARHAESSPSTSIVN, from the exons ATGACGAGCGCTTGTATGACATCAATCACCATAACCAGTCTCAGTTTCCCTCGCTACCGCTTTCGCTGTTACTCTCcagttcaaaataaaattcattttcccCGTCGATTCTTTTCCAAATTAAACATTGATGCGGAGGACGAGGTTCAGACCCG CGTTTGGAATTGGAGGGGTTACTCTATTCGCTATCAACGTTCTGGGAGCAATGGCCCTGCGCTGCTTTTAGTCCACGGTTTTGGAGCTAACAG TGACCACTGGAGGAACAACATTTCAGTTCTTGCTCAATCTCACCGGGTCTACGCCATTGATCTCATTGGATACGGATATTCAGATAAACCAAATCCTCGTCAAATACGAGACCATTCTTTTTACACTTTCGAAACGTGGGCCTCTCAATTAAATGAGTTTTGTCTTGATGTCATAAAGGATGAAGCATTCTTTTTATGCAATTCTATTGGAG GAGTTGTTGGTCTTCAAGCAGCTCTGGTAGCACCACACATTTGCCGGGGCATTATCCTTCTCAATATATCTCTGCGTATGCTTCATATAAAGAAGCAGCCTTGGTATGGAAAGCCTTTCATCAGATCACTCCAGAGATTGCTTAG GGATACTGTTTTAGGAAAATTCTTCTATAAAACTGTTGCCACAAAAGAATCTGTTAGGAACATTCTTTGCCAG TGTTATCATGACACCTCCAAGGTGACAGATGAGCTAGTGCAGATCATCCTTGGTCCAGGTCTGGAACCTGGAGCTGCAGAGGTATTTCTTGAGTTCATTTGCTATTCAGGTGGTCCTCTTCCTGAGGAACTACTACCTCAAGTAAAG tgCCCGGTTCTGATAGCATGGGGTGACAAGGATCCTTGGGAACCAATTGAGATTGgaagaaattatgaaaattttgattcTGTTGAAGAGTTCATTGTCCTTCCTAATGTTGGACATTGCCCCCAG GATGAGGCACCTCATCTTGTGAACCCACTCGTAGAGTCATTTGTGGCACGACATGCTGAATCTTCGCCCAGTACCTCAATTGTTAATTGA
- the LOC106778285 gene encoding L-ascorbate oxidase homolog — protein MEMRGIIFGVLLSLLSMVWGEDPYINHTWNVTYGIISPLGVPQQGILINGKFPGPSINTTSNNNLIVNVFNNLDEPLLFTWNGIQHRKNSWQDGVAGTNCPIPPGTNFTYRMQVKDQIGSFFYYPSTALHRAAGGFGSHRINSRLLIPVPYHDPEDEFDVVIGDWYTKSHTTLRKFLDSGRSIGRPEGVLINGKTAKGDGSDQPLFTVKPEKTYKIRVCNVGMKFSLNFRIQGHPLTVVEIEGSHVVQNQYESLDVHIGGCFSVLFTANKDPKDYYMVASTRFSKTVLTGKGIIRYTNGKSGPSPDIPEAPVGWAWSLNQFHSFRWNLTASAARPNPQGSYKYAKIEITRTIKLINSVSRENGKLRYALNGVSHEDPETPLKLAEYYGVADKVFKYNTIKDDPSSDVGTTVKIQPNVLSLDHRKFIEIIFENHEKSIQVYHIDGYAFFAVGIQPGKWTPEKRNSYNPLDAISRHTIQVFPKSWAAVLMSTDNVGMWNLRSMTTENMYLGQQMYFSIISPERSLRDEYNIPDNALICGVVKGLPKPPPYT, from the exons ATGGAGATGCGAGGCATAATTTTTGGGGTCTTGCTGAGCCTGCTGTCGATGGTGTGGGGTGAAGACCCCTATATCAACCATACATGGAACGTTACCTATGGCATCATCTCTCCATTGGGAGTACCCCAGCAAGGCATTCTCATCAATGGCAAATTCCCAGGACCTAGTATTAATACCACCAGCAACAACAATCTAATAGTCAACGTCTTCAATAATCTGGACGAGCCTCTTCTTTTTACAtg GAATGGCATCCAGCACAGAAAGAATTCGTGGCAAGATGGGGTCGCCGGAACAAACTGCCCCATTCCTCCAGGGACAAACTTCACCTACCGTATGCAGGTGAAGGACCAGATAGGTAGTTTCTTCTACTACCCGAGCACAGCGTTGCACAGAGCAGCTGGTGGATTTGGGTCGCACCGTATAAACAGCAGGTTGCTGATTCCAGTGCCGTACCATGATCCCGAGGACGAATTCGACGTTGTGATCGGTGACTGGTACACAAAGAGCCACACCACTCTGAGGAAGTTCTTGGATAGCGGTCGCTCCATTGGGAGGCCTGAAGGTGTTCTAATCAACGGCAAAACGGCTAAAGGTGATGGAAGTGACCAGCCATTGTTCACCGTGAAGCCCGAAAAGACCTACAAAATCCGAGTATGCAACGTAGGGATGAAATTTTCACTCAACTTCAGGATCCAAGGCCACCCGTTGACGGTTGTTGAGATTGAAGGCTCCCACGTGGTACAAAACCAATACGAGTCTCTGGACGTCCATATAGGTGGCTGCTTTTCTGTCCTTTTCACAGCAAACAAGGACCCAAAGGATTACTACATGGTGGCTTCCACGCGCTTCAGCAAGACTGTTCTCACAGGCAAAGGCATTATCCGTTACACAAATGGCAAGAGTGGTCCCTCGCCCGACATCCCGGAGGCTCCAGTCGGCTGGGCTTGGTCTCTCAATCAATTCCATTCCTTCCGCTGGAATCTCACTGCCAGCGCCGCCAGGCCCAACCCTCAGGGTTCCTACAAATACGCCAAAATCGAAATCACCCGTACCATCAAGCTCATCAACTCCGTCAGTAGGGAAAACGGTAAGCTTCGCTATGCCCTCAATGGTGTCTCCCACGAAGACCCCGAAACTCCACTCAAGCTAGCTGAATACTATGGAGTTGCTGATAAGgttttcaaatataatactATCAAAGACGACCCGTCCTCTGACGTTGGAACCACTGTTAAAATTCAGCCAAATGTTCTTAGCCTTGACCATCGTAAATTCATCGAGATCATATTTGAGAACCATGAAAAATCAATCCAGGTATATCACATAGATGGTTATGCCTTCTTCGCAGTCGG CATACAGCCTGGCAAATGGACCCCAGAGAAGAGGAACAGCTACAACCCTCTCGATGCCATCAGCAGGCACACAATTCAGGTCTTCCCAAAATCTTGGGCCGCCGTCTTGATGTCAACCGACAACGTTGGAATGTGGAACTTGAGATCGATGACTACTGAAAATATGTATCTTGGCCAACAGATGTACTTCAGCATTATCAGCCCTGAGCGTTCTCTCAGAGACGAGTACAATATTCCAGACAACGCCTTAATTTGCGGTGTTGTTAAGGGTTTGCCAAAGCCACCACCATACACATAA